AAAGTTTGAATCAGAAGGGAGAAAAATACTTCCCTGAACTGTGGCCGTAAATTAAAAATATTGTGAAAAATACCGCTATGCCGCAAGTTCTGGGTGGGGACGTGAGTGAAAGATATCGGTTAAGCCTTTGTGAGTATAGTCGCTCAGTAAGAATAGCTGTAACTACAATTTGTAGTTACAATTGGTTATTGTAACGGTCGTTAGTCATGGAATACGAACGGGATGAAGCAAAGCGTCTCGCCAATCTTCGTAAGCATGGAATCGATTTTATTGATGTCCCAGCCATATTCGATGGCGACATTTTGATTGTTGAGGACGATCGCTATAGCTATGGGGAACAGCGGTTAATCGCATTTGGCTTGTTGCAAGGGCGTGCGATCGCCGTTGTTTATACAGAACGTGAGAATTGTACCTGTATTATTTCTGCAAGGAAGGCAACGAAATATGAACAGCGAGTTTACTTCGAGCAACTCTCAAACTGATTGGCAGCGTTTAGATGCAATGACAGATGAAGATATCGATCTATCCGACTGTCCGGAAGTCACACCAGAAATGTTTGCCAAAACAGTAGTACGGCGTGGTTTACCTGTTGCCAGAAACAAAACACAAGTTACGCTTCGCCTTGATAGTGATGTATTAGAGTGGTTCAAATCCCAAGGGCGAGGTTATCAAACCCAAA
This genomic interval from Desertifilum tharense IPPAS B-1220 contains the following:
- a CDS encoding BrnT family toxin, which codes for MEYERDEAKRLANLRKHGIDFIDVPAIFDGDILIVEDDRYSYGEQRLIAFGLLQGRAIAVVYTERENCTCIISARKATKYEQRVYFEQLSN
- a CDS encoding BrnA antitoxin family protein, with protein sequence MNSEFTSSNSQTDWQRLDAMTDEDIDLSDCPEVTPEMFAKTVVRRGLPVARNKTQVTLRLDSDVLEWFKSQGRGYQTQINQLLRAYMEAHQPGAKAKDGVST